A genomic region of Sulfolobales archaeon contains the following coding sequences:
- a CDS encoding 2-hydroxyacid dehydrogenase, with product MSEKLSEKYLVLSFSPLPAEFIRALLSSYRSSLDKDVDVIVFRDLRDREKLHALLRTVDVIIGDYTMEIPITRDMCYAMERVRLIAQPSTGFDHIDIDACAEKRIPVANIGGANAVTVAEYTIMVALALLRRLVEAHERTRRGEWPQWEIMEKGSFELQSKTWGIIGLGRIGREVARRVKAFNASIIYYDKIRFENIERELGVEFSPLHKLLRVSDIVSLHLPLTPETRRLIGEKELRLMKPTAVLINPARGEIVDEEALARALEERWIAGAAVDVYSREPPGKDHPLIRLAARGDLNLIVTPHIGGASTESRARIIQVTIENVIRVLRGEKPLNVVNMSV from the coding sequence ATGTCTGAGAAACTTTCCGAGAAATATCTTGTCCTCAGCTTCAGCCCTCTACCAGCGGAGTTCATAAGAGCTCTGTTATCCTCATACAGATCTTCACTAGATAAAGATGTTGATGTTATTGTCTTCAGAGATTTAAGAGATCGAGAGAAACTTCATGCTCTCCTTAGAACAGTTGATGTTATAATAGGAGATTATACTATGGAGATTCCTATAACAAGAGATATGTGTTATGCTATGGAGAGAGTCAGACTCATAGCTCAGCCGAGCACTGGTTTTGATCATATAGACATAGATGCTTGTGCTGAGAAGAGAATCCCAGTAGCAAATATTGGCGGAGCTAATGCTGTTACAGTAGCCGAGTATACTATAATGGTTGCTCTAGCTCTTCTACGTAGACTTGTAGAAGCTCATGAGAGAACTAGAAGAGGTGAGTGGCCTCAGTGGGAGATTATGGAGAAAGGATCCTTTGAGCTTCAGAGTAAGACCTGGGGTATAATAGGTTTAGGCAGGATAGGAAGAGAGGTTGCTAGAAGGGTTAAAGCTTTCAATGCGAGCATTATATACTATGATAAGATCAGATTTGAGAATATAGAGAGAGAACTAGGTGTAGAATTCTCTCCTCTGCACAAGCTTTTGAGAGTAAGCGATATAGTGTCACTGCATCTGCCACTAACACCTGAGACCAGGCGTTTGATAGGAGAGAAGGAGCTTAGATTGATGAAGCCTACAGCAGTTCTTATAAATCCGGCGAGAGGTGAGATCGTTGACGAAGAAGCTCTAGCTAGAGCTCTTGAGGAGAGATGGATTGCTGGAGCTGCTGTTGATGTGTATAGTAGAGAGCCTCCTGGCAAGGATCATCCTCTTATAAGGCTTGCGGCTAGAGGCGATCTTAATCTGATTGTGACACCTCATATAGGAGGAGCTTCTACCGAGTCTAGGGCGAGGATAATTCAGGTTACTATAGAGAATGTCATCAGAGTTCTTAGAGGAGAGAAGCCTTTGAATGTTGTTAACATGTCTGTATAG